One stretch of Thermococcus sp. 21S9 DNA includes these proteins:
- the fba gene encoding class I fructose-bisphosphate aldolase — protein sequence MDAYQSVGIRRRLRRFFRRDGRALIFAMDHGFEHGPTDFEEHWEHVNPRIILRKVVRAGIDGVMMLPGIARIAGDEVKPNVGLMIKLTSKTTLRPKEEQLLQSQLGFVEDAVKLGADAIAATVYWGSPQEDVMMRQFAEIASYAHDLGFPVVQFAYPRGPYINEKYGRKEDYRVVMYGARAAAESGADMIKTYWTGSKETFAKVVDAAAGVPVLLSGGAKTENPVDFLKLVWEVIEAGGSGAVVGRNIFQRENPEPFIKALLRVIHRNEDPEEAAKAEGLL from the coding sequence ATGGACGCATACCAGAGCGTTGGTATCCGGAGGAGACTCCGGCGGTTTTTTAGAAGGGACGGAAGGGCGTTAATCTTCGCGATGGACCACGGCTTCGAGCACGGGCCGACCGATTTTGAGGAGCACTGGGAGCACGTTAACCCGAGGATAATCCTCCGCAAGGTCGTCAGGGCGGGAATAGACGGCGTGATGATGCTCCCCGGAATCGCGAGGATTGCCGGCGACGAGGTCAAGCCCAACGTCGGTTTGATGATAAAGCTCACCAGCAAGACCACCCTCCGCCCCAAGGAGGAACAGCTCCTCCAGAGCCAGCTCGGCTTCGTTGAGGATGCCGTCAAGCTCGGCGCCGACGCGATAGCGGCGACCGTCTACTGGGGCTCACCTCAGGAGGACGTTATGATGCGTCAGTTCGCGGAGATAGCGAGCTACGCCCACGACCTCGGCTTCCCGGTCGTGCAGTTCGCCTATCCACGCGGACCATACATAAACGAAAAGTATGGCCGGAAAGAGGACTACCGCGTCGTCATGTACGGGGCGAGGGCTGCGGCAGAGAGTGGCGCGGACATGATAAAGACCTACTGGACCGGCTCAAAGGAGACTTTCGCCAAGGTCGTCGATGCAGCAGCCGGTGTTCCCGTTCTCCTCAGCGGAGGGGCAAAGACGGAAAACCCAGTTGATTTCCTCAAGCTCGTATGGGAGGTCATAGAGGCCGGTGGTTCTGGAGCTGTCGTCGGGAGGAACATCTTCCAGCGCGAGAACCCGGAGCCCTTCATAAAGGCCCTTCTCAGGGTAATCCACAGGAACGAGGACCCTGAGGAAGCAGCTAAGGCCGAGGGATTGCTCTGA
- a CDS encoding biotin--[acetyl-CoA-carboxylase] ligase — MEWRIIRLTEVSSTNDYAREIAEDVPEGTVVVAKRQTSGRGRKGRNWASPEGGLWMTAILKPRSSPEHVPKLVFIGALAVVDTLARYGIPAEIKWPNDVLVDGRKIAGILSECKLNSFALLGIGLNVNNRVPEELRDSAVSMAELLGGEPEVERVLDALLRSLSYWYSLFKSGRHGEILRSVRTRSAVIGKDVVILEDGEIVIRGRAVGIDDSGALLVDTGESVERVLYGDVSLRFP, encoded by the coding sequence ATGGAGTGGCGGATAATCAGGCTCACAGAGGTAAGCTCAACCAATGATTACGCGAGAGAGATAGCGGAGGACGTTCCCGAGGGGACCGTTGTGGTTGCCAAAAGACAGACCTCGGGACGGGGCCGAAAGGGCCGGAACTGGGCCTCCCCAGAAGGGGGCCTCTGGATGACGGCCATTCTAAAGCCAAGGTCGAGCCCGGAACACGTCCCGAAGCTGGTCTTCATCGGGGCTCTTGCTGTCGTTGACACACTCGCAAGGTACGGCATTCCGGCCGAGATAAAGTGGCCAAACGACGTCCTCGTTGATGGAAGGAAGATAGCCGGAATCCTGAGTGAGTGCAAGCTCAACTCCTTCGCCCTTCTCGGCATAGGCCTAAACGTCAACAACAGGGTTCCAGAAGAGCTAAGGGACAGTGCCGTTTCAATGGCGGAGTTGCTCGGGGGAGAACCGGAAGTGGAGAGAGTTCTCGACGCACTGCTCAGGTCGCTTTCCTACTGGTACAGTCTCTTCAAGAGCGGTCGCCACGGGGAGATATTGCGGTCGGTGCGAACCCGGAGCGCGGTTATAGGAAAGGACGTTGTGATACTCGAAGACGGGGAAATTGTGATTAGAGGGCGCGCCGTTGGGATAGACGATTCCGGGGCCCTCCTGGTGGATACCGGCGAATCCGTGGAGAGGGTACTATACGGCGACGTTTCTCTGCGCTTCCCGTGA
- a CDS encoding dicarboxylate/amino acid:cation symporter: MGLLRKYLDYPVLWKILYGLILGAIFGLVAGHFGWTDFVATYIKPFGDLFVRLLKMLVMPIILASLVVGAASISPARLSRVGVKIILYYLATSAMAVFFGLIVGRLFNVGANVHLGSGTGKAIEAKSPSLVQTLLNIVPTNPFASLSNGAVLQTIFFAIILGIAITYLMNRQEERVRKSAETLLRVFDGLAEAMYLIVGGVMQYAPIGVFALIAYVMAKEGLKVVGPLTKVVVAVYLGLFLQIVVTYFALLKLFGIDPIKFIKKAKDAMLTAFVTRSSSGTLPVTMRVAEEEMGVDRGIYSFTLPLGATINMDGTALYQGVTVLFVANAIGHPLTLSQQLIVVLTAVLASIGTAGVPGAGAIMLAMVLQSVGLDLSPGSPVALAYAMILGIDAILDMGRTMVNVTGDLTGTTIVAKTEGELDESKWRD, translated from the coding sequence ATGGGCCTACTGAGAAAGTACCTCGACTACCCGGTTCTATGGAAGATACTCTACGGTTTAATTTTGGGTGCGATTTTCGGACTCGTGGCGGGTCATTTTGGCTGGACTGACTTCGTGGCGACGTACATTAAACCCTTCGGTGACCTGTTCGTCAGACTGCTGAAGATGCTCGTGATGCCGATTATCCTCGCGTCGCTGGTCGTCGGTGCGGCGAGCATAAGCCCCGCTCGCCTCAGTCGCGTCGGTGTCAAGATAATACTCTATTACCTTGCTACGTCCGCTATGGCGGTGTTCTTTGGCCTCATCGTCGGCAGGCTCTTCAACGTCGGGGCGAACGTCCACCTTGGTTCGGGAACCGGTAAGGCCATCGAGGCCAAAAGCCCCTCCCTCGTCCAGACCCTCCTCAACATAGTGCCGACCAACCCCTTCGCCTCGCTTTCAAACGGCGCCGTTCTCCAGACGATATTCTTCGCCATAATTCTGGGAATAGCGATAACCTACCTTATGAACAGGCAGGAGGAGCGCGTTAGAAAGTCCGCAGAAACCCTGCTGAGGGTCTTTGACGGCCTGGCCGAGGCGATGTACCTCATCGTCGGTGGTGTCATGCAGTACGCGCCGATAGGTGTCTTTGCCCTTATCGCCTACGTCATGGCCAAGGAAGGATTGAAGGTCGTCGGGCCCCTCACCAAGGTCGTCGTCGCCGTTTACCTCGGTCTCTTCCTCCAGATTGTCGTGACGTACTTTGCCCTCCTCAAGCTCTTCGGCATCGACCCGATAAAGTTCATTAAGAAGGCGAAGGACGCGATGCTCACCGCTTTCGTCACGAGGAGCTCAAGTGGAACCCTGCCAGTGACCATGCGCGTCGCGGAGGAGGAGATGGGCGTTGACAGGGGAATCTACTCCTTCACGCTTCCACTCGGCGCCACGATAAACATGGACGGAACCGCGCTCTACCAGGGTGTCACGGTGCTCTTCGTTGCCAACGCCATCGGCCACCCGCTCACGCTGAGCCAGCAGTTGATAGTAGTCCTCACGGCCGTTCTTGCCTCGATAGGAACAGCGGGCGTTCCCGGTGCCGGAGCGATAATGCTCGCGATGGTCCTCCAGAGCGTCGGCCTCGACCTCAGCCCCGGAAGCCCCGTTGCACTCGCCTACGCAATGATTCTTGGCATTGACGCGATACTCGACATGGGCAGAACGATGGTCAACGTTACCGGAGACCTGACTGGAACGACGATAGTTGCCAAGACTGAGGGAGAGCTCGACGAGAGCAAGTGGCGCGACTGA